TATTTCCTGAGAATTACAAATCCCTTTCACTGTGTATCTTTTCGCTTGAAAATTCGAATTCACTTAAATCTATTTTGATCCTCCGATAACTTACGGATCTGAAGTTAAACCCttaaagaaaggagaaataaatttagcaaacatttaaggaaaaatttagagaaataatttaagagaaaagaacggTTCAACAGAATGAGAATCACCTTCTCCTGAAATCGTTGCATTCGTTCCGTATGGGTCCTACTTCGAATTTGTGTGCTTTTAGCCTTGCACTAACGggtgagaaaaaatatttgtgattTGCATTTTCATCGAGGTGCGCAACTACCTATTCTTAGCAAAAATTATGTTCATACGGTGACACAATGCAGTGCACCTCAAAGTTTTCGTACACGTTTCGAAGCGGCGCCGTTCGTGTTGGGACCATCGTCCGCTGTTACTCGGAAAGAACAGATGAATGTCGCTATGCGACATATATCAATGACTTGCATCTACAATGCATCAAATCTGTGCGTTTATCCTCCCCGAAGAAATTTGACATCAATTTATGGATCCGAGAAGAGTGGAAACCCCGGATATGGTGGAGCAAATTTGAGCCCACAACCCGGCAGCGAACCTCTAACCACATCCGCTTTTTACCCATGTAATTGTCGAAGAAACGTTGCATAACACGTTGTTgttatgtttttgttgttgtttacgaaCACGAGTTTACACctattttcatgaaaagcagaaaataaaaagtgaaaaaaatgtagggGGATATTTTATTAACACACTGGCGACCAAGCGATTTTCACACATCCCCCGCAcataaaaaatacgaaaaaaagcgCGTCAGACAATGcttttttgcgcttttttcttttttcctcgaacACTGCCCAAAAAACAGGTTATTATTtaatcaaatattttataacaCTTAATGTATTTTTATAATGCTGCCTCCCAACACATCGCTCATTGTCCAAcgctgtgaaaaaaaaagttgaagaaaaacaaataggagaaaattctCACAGATACATAAATAGCCGTTAAGAAACTAGTCATATTGTTTATATGATCCCGtttattttctggagaatCCGTTGAGTGAAATGAGTCAATTATGAACCATTATTGCGGAAACCCTCCATAAGACCTGCGGGATTTCCACTTACGTAAACAGTCAACACATTTTTTCAGTACTGTACTTACATAGGGTTTTTTCGCTTGGTTTGGCATCAAAATGTCAAACAATTTTGGAGAATTCAagcagaaacgaaaaaaaatcgcaataaGTAGGAGTAAATAAACACAACTTGTAAACAGCTTATCGATGTAGCGacaatactttaaaaaaaaaacaccctgCCTAATGGCCAATGTCAACGAATCTATTCAGGATTTTCACGacgcaaccaaaaaaaaactataatttAGGTAAACAGTAACAAGATTTCTACTCATAAACTTGTTTTTCTGACGTTTTCCTCTGAGGAGCGAGGACAAAGAAGGAcgtaaaaatccagaaagacgGATGAAAGGAGAACGCAGAACGATATTTGATATGAGATTGTGGATAAACTCGGAATAAGGGAACGGAGACGCTTCGTCTTTTGGGAACGCGGgcgagaaaaaattttcttgctCACAAATCACTACGGtatcttttgaaaattgatttcactcaaaacaaaaattatcagAGCTGCCTTATTTGCATCATTATTCTAGTAGATCACATTTTTGGTTAAGGCGCATTGAAATGCAAAAAGTCCTgatggaaaatagaaaaacagaGACCACACAGAGCTTTGAAGCTGAAtaatttcggtttttttttctcacttaagTATCCgctttatttaaataaaccttttttcatcattaaaCAAACCACAGAAAAAGACCCTGGATCTGTTCACGCTTGCTATATTTGCTGGAATTTTTGCATCCCAAAAGATTGTTTGTGATCTATTGCGTACCACTCCAAGGCGACAGCACGTTGTTTTCACCCTAATTAGTTATTATGAttaaatttcccaaaaaaagaagactcgATCCTAGCAGTGGGCAGTTGCAGGGAAAAATTTGTTGGAAGTAGCACTTTGGTAGAAAGTAAACCGTCTACAGTACACTTTCTGCGATTCTCTATTCGTGGCTGGATCTGAGAggtccaaaagaaaaatgcacaaCTATAGCGATGATTGTTTTCGTGGCCAAGTGGTTGTTCCCATAAACCGAGCTTGGCGAGGAAATGGGCGTGGCCTCGATCCTCCCAACCAATTTCCTCCCCATCGCAtcgtttctggaaaatgaGGTTCGGATGAAAAAATGACCAGGTATTGTAGGTGTACTTTCAGCAGATTAGAAGACATTGCCTCACGTAACCAACAAGTGCTTCGCCGAGGAAAAGCTACGCCTCcctgatttattttcttttgtcatcCGCAAAAAAGGCGGCCGATGCTCTCGCGAGTAGCACTTATCTGCGTACTTCTCATTGCGAATGGAAATTTATTCACTTCGAGACGAGGCCGGGAAATGTCGGGTTGAGGAGAACGAGTGCGGAAGAGAGTTCTTGCTGTACGATGGAAAAAGAACTGCTCTGTACCAGCCAGTTCCTACTAACCCTCAAACCCTGAAAGATCTCAGATCTTTACTGAATAACGACACGATAGTAAAGCTGCGATTAAGCTAGGCAGAGGAGTTCTCAGAGAACGTATTTTCCAGGATTTGCTGGAATAATTGCGAGAAGCCATCCTATATTAGTTTTGGTTTAGGCTTACACTACGACTTATAGGAAGCacatcaagaaattgacgatgttgcgGTCTTTGCGGGACAACATAAAGCTGGGGCTgcattatgtttatttatttacttatttatttgtttacaaaaaaacacactttgtctgagccagaacactttttttaaatcgaaacGTCCCAATTTATTGTCAGGAGAACTTGACGCAGTCCCTTTCGTGGCGGATAACATGTCGCCCTCCTACcacagaaagtgaagaatcctCCATGATGTCTGCTCACCCAATCCAGAACGCTTATCGTTGGTCAATTTATCCGAATATCAGGGTTCGGACGACCAACTCAGCCCAGGACAGAAGGAGCACGTTGTGACCCTGAGCGGGTCTGACGTGGGGCCTTAAGCAAGAGGGGTTCGCCAACTTTCGAACGGCTAACCACCACGATGGAAACAGACGGCCAGTTAGGACCAAACTAGCTGGAAGATGCAGAACTCGGTAAGAGAAAGTTATTCGAGCGTATCTGAGGGAGGAGGTGATATGAAAGAACAAATTGAAAGGATAGCGAGTGCGAAAGCGGTCACACGCTCAATTCATTCCCAATCTCAATCATTCCCCTTAATCGCAAGGAAGAACGTCGTGGGAACACCGATTTGTTACTACAAGGTAACTTAgaacgcgccatccttgtacACTATTCAGTTCCCTCAACAAtattcactggttttacttgaaaagacctcattgattttcgaccgcccGCTAGTGGACGTGGCGCGTTTAGAAGAGTGAGGTGTACTAACGTAATTCGTAGGAAGTGAACTAATttctcacgctgtttttcaggactcAGGATTGAAGTCTCTACTTCCCCACTGACTCccgaacatcgtcagtttcctGATATCCTTTAAGGCTTTAAGTTCTAAACTCACGCTTGTTGGGGTTTGCGGTAATGAGGCAGCAAAAGCGGTTGCTGTTGGAGCCTTGTCGTAACAATTTTTAACAATCAACAAAAGTTTCTTCGCGTTGtttttacggatttcaggtaaaTGTGTGAGAACATGGCTGTGGTAAAACGACCTGACTTTCTTTTTACGCATTtggtgcaattacgtaagtggatgcggtcgaagcggcgcggtgaagcgaGCAGCTTGCGATTGGATTGGACCATCTTTAGCTGTACAGTGCGAGTGAAGTCAGCGTTAGTCGCTCCTCGATCGGAACCGCTGGGTTCACCTTCAaccgcagccgcctacgcagcGGCACCAAATGCGTAAAGGAAAAGTCAGATAGTTTTGACAGGATTTCAGCGGCAAGACAACGTGTTTCCAACGTACGCTATCGTAAACTTTCAAATACGAGAATCTTTCGATAAATTCCAAATTTCCGATGAAaagctgaagaaaaatgatttacATGGTTAAGGGACCGTAATAAATCTAATTATGGTTCTAATAAAAGGTTATAGAACTAACAAGGCtcgaatttattattattgacaAGAATGAGTCGATACCCGCGAGTGTCCTGCGCGGAAATTCTTGTTTAACTTCCTCTTCGTCTCCAAGCATCCTCGGATTTTCTTTCCctgattcagtttttttcaacgCTGGGAAATTTGCGAATGATTTTTCGTGccaatcttttctttctctggaTTTACCGGCGCAAAACCTGTTGCAACGTGTGTCGTAGGGCGTTAATGTGACGTGTCGTCGGTAAAAGCAGGCATTGAGCTCTATGAATGCGTATGCGAAGAACTCGCTGcacatcttttctttctgattttttatggttttcGATTGTTTTTTTACATAGTAAAAACATGGATAAGATTACATAGTTGTAAAGAAATCCTTATCTATCAGTtttatcgttgtttttttttttgctcctagACGCCTCCCCAGTCCTAGtttgtaggattttttttttttgcaattttgcaCGTTTCACATCTGCTGCAATCGGAGCGATAGTAAAATCCCAGAATCTGTCCTAGAGAATGTAAATtatagtccggtcaaaacgacgtcatgttcagtgcagttgcgtaagccgACGGTGCCaaccgccacgctccaccgcaccgcttcgagcgcgaccgcttacgcaatcgcaccgtgcttcatgccgatttgacccgactatgtacGCAGTTACTCAAAATGTGAGGCAGAAACCCAATTCCTGCAAAGTGGGATCTTTGAGGCGATGATTTGGAATCAGGAGGAAATATTGAACTAAAGAAAAGTGTCTATTTATTACAACTACAAAAGACGCTAATCGTGTTCAGTCGCACAAAAAAATCAGGACAGAAATTAAATCCTTACAAAATAAGATGTTACAGGCGCTCTATAACCAAAACACGATAAGGCGCTCTAGAATCAAAACACGATAAAACGGATAGAAAAGGATCTTGTTACAAAAATGTTGTCCTATACATTAACtagtatacaaaaaaaaaacaaccaaaaatcaCAAACGGCAAAAAGAGCGGAGGTCCGCAAAATTTTCTGCATACTGTAGATAGAGCTTAGTGTACGCCTTTATCGAGGACGCGTCGCGTTAACTGGTAACTACAGGTTTTACGTCGGCTGTCAACTGCTGGATAAGCTGGTGTATTTTCGCGCGCTTGGTGTAGTTTTGCGTCAACTGATAACAACTTTTTATTAAGTATGTTCCAGAATTCGGTGGTGTTGTGGGATTTGcattatttcatgtttttgatcTTGAAATTCATTCTATCATTGTTCTCTGGTAGATCTTTATGTACCGTATTGTTTTTTGATCACTTCTACCACATATGTGTACAATAAAGAGAACGTGACGACAGTTCcttatatctttttttaaaatacgaaTGCAATTTACCGTTTTCTGAGTTAATGTGCAAAATGTTGTCAGAATGTTGAGTTCAACAATTTCCAGTGAATACTAATGAGCAAACCAATTGACCTCGATCAAATCCCCAATCCACGTACACAGAAAGAATGGCGTGTTTACAAGGAATACGTGGAACATCTGAAGGCATGGGGCGTCCCATTCGTTGGCGTAGGTTTTTGTTCATTACTGGACATAAACAAGGTTCATATTTCTGAAGATTtcgtctgtttttcttttctctgcagGTGCAagttcgtaaaaaaaatccaatagaAATGATAAATTTACTTAGTTTCACTACTGATTTTGCGTtacgcgttttttttattccaaataTTCGCCgatatcaacaagttgcatcgttttTAATGGAAATTGATTTCGAGCGttacatttctctttttttcgcttagaAATACCTTAACAGTGTGTGCATGAATGCGGACAAATTGTATCGTtaagtgtttttcttcttctcagatCTTGTGTGGTTTGctcattatttgaaaataaaataaatagccCCGAGCATTGCAAAATATCTAAATTAGATGAAACGTAAACAAATATATACGTTTCTTTTATCGTGatgaatgcattttttttcagagaacaaAATGTGAACCAATCGAAACCGACGGAGTTGTTAATCAACTGAGTAAAATGGGAGTTGGTACGAAGAACAACGATGGAACTAATTCATCCGACACTTCAGCTGCCTAGCAActctaatttctttcttcctttgatccatgaaaatgaatttgtcGTCAAGTAAGCCTCAGCACATGATTGACATTTGCAATGGTTTGTATTTACCTAGTTCACATTCTATGCTTGTTTTTTATGATTAAATATATATTGAAATGTGAAAGATTTAGTTTATATTAAAGaatgaatttgttgaaatCAACGAAAACTTACACAATATGGCGAGATTTATTCACTTGATGTTGAACATTTTAGAATTGTTCAGTCACTTCCTTTACGCATTTGTCAGTTACTTTGACATCCTTGAACCGTAATGATATTTACAAATCTCTCTGATCAATTCTTACCTCTTCTCAAACTTGAAGTACATTGATAAAGCAAGTAGAACAGCATATTCCTGAAGTAGGCAAGAGCTCACATTTCAGTTATTCGTTTTCTCACCGATAGTCCACATTCGCCGGATATTTTTGTGTCATTTGACGAGGTCGTGGATGTGTTTATGGTCCTCGTTGATAACCCTtacattttcgatttttccctTCTGTATTAGTGGTTTTCCGTAATGCCTTAGCATTGAGACACTATCCTAAAACgtaattttcattaaattgGTGACAGGTGTATGTACAGCTGCCCTGAAATAAGTGTACACATGCCGCAACAAGGGAAGATTTGGACCCGTGTAATTCAACAGTGATGTCGAATTCAATGTATGTTCACAGGACTAAGGGTTCAGCAGACTGATACGAAGCTTCCTTATAGCTGGAGTGTTTTCGTCTCTTTTGAAGTTCATGAAGTTTGTTCTACAGAAAAAGGTCCCAACTGCGTTTGAAGGATTTTAGTTAGAACTGAAGTATGTGGTAGGCACACTTCAATTCCTAGCCACCCAAAAGATGTCCCGCCTTTGGGCTCTtggcagccgcttatgcaactgtccgtgcttcatgtcgttttgacctaactaCACTGTCATGttgtacagtcgggtcaaaacggatTGAATCACTCGCGTCAGCTCAAAGTAGCGCGGTAGAGATCTCTGGGGTCCTCGCTTGCTGTAGTCCATTCGAAAAGTTCCAGAAATGACCAACAGTCCTAATTCGATCGTAATAAGCAGCTTCACCACGCCATGAGCGCAACTGCCTACGCAACTACGCCCAATCTCAGCTCACTTTGACCCAACtgtaaagtgtttttttttgtctgtggTCTTGTTTCTTCGTCAGGTCTCTATATGTACTTCCACGAGACGGGTGCAGCGCAATCGATGAGAGGTTCTGTTGTGTCTGCACAATCTCGAAATCGGGCTGGTGCCAACCATGCCCTCATCCCTCCGCGTTCGATAAAATTATTCCAGAATTATTTTGGAtgataagaaaatgaaaacactgacctgatacaTTAGCTAGCTCCGCAAATCTCTCTATAGGATACACATGAATTCGTAAAACTCAAGCGATTCCGAAATGACGTGAGGAAaatggcacatcccaagcgtaTTGATTAACATTAGACACTTCTTTTATCCTTAAACAGTCCCACTCTCCTTAAATCAGCAAATAAACTACGCTTCTAGTTAGTCTTCACGAGAGTTACACACACGATTTAAAGGTAGACTGAATTCAGCAGACATGTTCTTCTTAAAGGAATGTTCCGACTATTTACGAACTACAAAATCTGAACCAACGAAGAACACGATCAAAGATATTACGCATTATTAATATCtccaaatcaaacaaaaagcaaatctaatcttttccactcgtccacaaaaacaaatttcatgtACGCATTTCAAACTTGAAAGTTCAAATCAGTTCAACCACTAGAACACAAATTTATAAAGCACAGAAAGCAAAATCATTCCAATACTACAGGCAGAACTGGAAATAGAATTGGAAACACTGAGGTTACAGTAGTCTGAACTGCAACAAACAACGAGTGCTTTGAAGTTGTTGGCCGTGTTAGGAGTTTGGGCGCCGTCGCTCTGAAATCGATTCCCTGCCTGATCTTACACTGTAGACTCTTCGTATTTGAAGACAAACCTTACAAGTTACCAAAGGGTTCCCATGGATGTCAGTGATTTGATCGCAAAAGAAATTGATCGTTTTCAGGTCAGCCGATGTTAACTCTTGTCTATAAAGGAGTAATATTGATATTCTTCACCTATTAACGTAAGGAAAATTACTGGTAAAAttgcaaattcaaaaaaaaacacatagtAGGGTGAAACGAACTGTTTCAAGCAAGACATTTGGAAGGACCATAATGTCGGAAGATTACCTCCACCCGCCCCTCTTAGTTAATCCCTGCAAGAGTCGtagcaaaaaagaattatatAAACCTTTTAAAGCATataaaaacattaaataaaactaaacGATTTTAAACAAAAGAATAGTATTTTATATACACTACCGTCATTCCTTTTAAGCATGTGTAATATTTGGAATATTGTATAAAGAACATAACTTGTaagataatatttttaaaaaaaggcggTCAGAAATATTGAGATGaaaggttaaaaaaataagcctGCGGAGACGGTCTTGACCTTAGTTGCAATAGAAACAAAGtgaagattacatgaagtagGACACGaactcctgaaatccgtacctgaCACAAAAACGAGAACCAGGACATTCGGTCAACGCTACGCTCTCCCTGAGAAGCAGACTTCCATGGAAGAGCTGATCTCCTAAATACACATGATCTGAAACTCAACAGGATGCCATTCGTAGATGGATCTCTGCGAATGGGTCCCATTTGTGAAGTTCCTTGTTCCTCACTTCCTTCTCTGCTCCCATGCTCTCATTTACAACTGTCTTTTAAAACGTTATCACTATACGGTTGAACTGAAGGATCACCCAATGCTTACAAGTGTCTTTTATTGTATTATCTTTACCGTGTAAAAACCAGAATCAttacactttttcttctctcatttaacccttctcgaaaaaaaaggacaaaacaTGTTCTACTTCATGACGCAATGTATCATAGACtcaccttctttttctcaacacAATATTTAAGTTACTTATAAGAGAAGATAACTCCGAAAAACAGGGGTAATGGTAGCCGGATAACGAGGCCTAGAGGAAAACGATAAAAACATCTGCCGCTGAATAAAATTCGAGGATGAGTCATGTCAAACGGTTGAGCAAAGCCTTACTATGCGTCACTATATTTGCTTTAGGAACaatgtttctcttttctagAATACACTGAAGAAAGATGACACAAAGTTCCTATCGATGACCGATATTTTCTTTACAGAAAACAAACCTTTCTAACCACATCTGCCTAACTTACAGAAGAATTTCCTTGGAAAAACTTAAATTCAGAATTGCTTTCTAGGTTGAATAGCTTTTTGTTTGAGGTCATTTCAGGGTCTGATTACATCATATTATGTCAATAAAGCTTGTATTCTTACGAATGGTTTGCTACTGTATTCATTTACATGAGCCTCATGCATCTTAAACCATATTACCACTAATGACGACAAGAAATTTATGTTCATTACAAGTTATACtaggaaattttcaatattttgatCTAAAAATCGAAACTGAGAATCAGTATCAGTATAATTAATAACGTGATTTGGAATAGCTAGCCAAGGTTCAATCTAGCACTAATAAAAGTGACCATAACGCTATAAATAGAATATAAATAGACGGActtctttgtaattttgtgCAGAAATTCTTCAGAGGTTTGTGAAAGTAACCCTTTCCAAAGCATGCTTACCTAGATAACATTTAATAGCGGCAGAAACTGAAACCCAGCAGCATAAAACGAATACAACTCGCTCTGCCGACATAGATATTCATTCATAACTCCGACTGTTCGTTCCTTATAAATCATATTTGCGCTTCTTCCTTATAAGCCTTATTTGCGATTACGTGTGAGACTCCAAATCGTTCCCGAAATATTGGAGAAACGGATCAAACGGG
This window of the Necator americanus strain Aroian chromosome III, whole genome shotgun sequence genome carries:
- a CDS encoding hypothetical protein (NECATOR_CHRIII.G13135.T2); amino-acid sequence: MQVNHSSVQFVLECLIAYAKMHHVYLGDQLFHGSLLLRESVALTECPGSRFCVRMSK
- a CDS encoding hypothetical protein (NECATOR_CHRIII.G13134.T1), with the protein product MSKPIDLDQIPNPRTQKEWRVYKEYVEHLKAWGVPFVGRTKCEPIETDGVVNQLSKMGVGTKNNDGTNSSDTSAA
- a CDS encoding hypothetical protein (NECATOR_CHRIII.G13135.T1); this translates as MSAERVVFVLCCWVSVSAAIKCYLGDQLFHGSLLLRESVALTECPGSRFCVRQELTSADLKTINFFCDQITDIHGNPLVTCKSDGAQTPNTANNFKALVVCCSSDYCNLSVSNSISSSACSIGMILLSVLYKFVF